In Pochonia chlamydosporia 170 chromosome 3, whole genome shotgun sequence, the following are encoded in one genomic region:
- a CDS encoding dgpfaetke family protein (similar to Metarhizium acridum CQMa 102 XP_007811349.1) — protein sequence MPRFAFLVVADPMADQPNLDIPTEMFEVMTTFNEKMADAGVLLHADGFAPSSDSAYRLKFGGSSGPEVIPGPFDLSKEDHICGYWIVKVKDAEEALSWAKQVPFPEGQLLVRKLSDGCDLGKSFTPELIEREKKLKVKLLENLKKADE from the coding sequence ATGCCTCGATTTGCCTTCCTCGTTGTCGCCGACCCCATGGCTGACCAGCCAAACCTCGATATTCCCACCGAGATGTTCGAGGTCATGACCACATTCAATGAGAAGATGGCTGATGCCGGCGTCCTTCTCCATGCCGACGGCTTCGCACCGTCCTCTGATAGTGCCTACCGACTCAAGTTCGGAGGATCGTCTGGTCCTGAGGTGATTCCGGGCCCCTTTGATCTCTCCAAGGAGGATCATATCTGCGGATACTGGATTGTGAAAGTCAAGGATGCTGAGGAGGCATTGAGCTGGGCAAAGCAGGTTCCATTCCCCGAGGGACAGCTGCTTGTTCGCAAGCTCTCCGATGGATGTGACTTAGGAAAGAGCTTCACGCCTGAATTGATTGAGCGtgagaagaagttgaaggtgaagctgCTGGAGAACCTGAAGAAGGCTGACGAGTAG